A single Fodinicurvata sp. EGI_FJ10296 DNA region contains:
- a CDS encoding DUF465 domain-containing protein: MSHVPHELAEEFPDKTDAIHRLKESDGHFRKLFDQYHEVNREIHRMETGVEPVAEDVEKEMRKKRMALKDEIAGLLNHQS, encoded by the coding sequence ATGAGCCACGTTCCCCACGAACTCGCAGAAGAGTTCCCCGACAAGACCGACGCCATTCATCGGCTCAAGGAGAGTGACGGCCACTTCCGCAAGCTGTTCGACCAGTATCACGAGGTCAATCGCGAGATTCACCGCATGGAGACGGGCGTTGAACCGGTTGCCGAGGACGTCGAGAAGGAAATGCGCAAAAAGCGGATGGCCTTGAAGGACGAGATTGCCGGACTGCTGAACCATCAGTCCTGA